One Alteromonas sp. KC3 DNA segment encodes these proteins:
- the ihfB gene encoding integration host factor subunit beta, protein MTKSELIERLADQARHIPAKELELAIKELLEQMAQTLQKGERIEIRGFGSFSLHYRAPRVGRNPKTGETVKLDGKYVPHFKPGKELRERVDASIA, encoded by the coding sequence ATGACCAAGTCTGAATTAATTGAACGGCTCGCGGATCAAGCGCGTCATATTCCTGCGAAGGAACTTGAACTGGCCATTAAAGAACTTTTAGAGCAGATGGCGCAAACTTTACAAAAAGGTGAGCGTATCGAAATTAGAGGTTTTGGCAGCTTTTCTCTTCACTACCGTGCGCCACGCGTAGGTAGAAACCCGAAAACGGGTGAAACAGTAAAGCTTGACGGTAAATATGTACCGCACTTTAAGCCAGGGAAAGAGCTTCGTGAAAGAGTAGATGCGTCAATTGCATAA
- a CDS encoding PilZ domain-containing protein codes for MSAGDEQSIIKQYQPLIRALIPYEQQNRLLEGINKFSKRLPSSVRKVVKEEVVRLTSLTDAPADNSAFAQFPVMKFKHFGVQMRLDKVGAQILKNETSLYQDRYTVGVFESVMNSDFYQSQIKKEQFKKIVDAFNVESQSFTDIDFGDDIAIRPNFTLASAQFEKGRHCAISSLSYKGFSLETKRPPNASTGDKLTFTLPEIAGLTKEQTDVTLELESVKYNKHLGKYESSFVFPDDLDPSLVTALKRYVSITAYKQPLQRDLEIERAMQELERDRILENSPWLPVFLAPNKTSLKPVIALYTKANVEHNNSTKVLASLQDKPIFATLVEELRKYNEAYVFHGNIKTKSGNIQITATHRQLLALGQLNALVYLLAKSEDFICTHCRLDEVSKQDKIKAFAIHDISSKEFEHLAQITHVLYCKDVTNYLSNLSLLAKCDFKPLSKTLKASGKNWQIDYVMEEDLDRRCETRYLMDKAASIKTGLLSSIDARVSDLSASGMKLKVAPNSDVQQEIRVTIPDLKIKGEKYKVVHYDADNGVVRLCLTEDARKAKVSSSVDSMVEENSAYFKLNDIARTQRLTHRFIWELAVRHMPSLSVLCVMNRFTLDRLKTVYQSDASDDLYPFSRTQNIIPLHGFFADKGQAKPKSQILEAMFKETSEQALVVHCVRKSDSRLVYIKERDFLYSKLRTQIKNQLDESKIQLSATDVTAVRCHGATTPLTKKRLAQLSKLDKAMYDKLETMQAGYTHCIFITNMSALHHDLVVDNLIAKAQRPDTEREGAA; via the coding sequence ATGTCAGCCGGCGACGAACAATCAATAATTAAGCAATATCAGCCGCTCATACGTGCTTTAATCCCCTATGAACAGCAAAACAGACTGCTAGAGGGGATAAACAAATTCTCAAAAAGACTCCCAAGTAGCGTAAGGAAAGTTGTTAAAGAGGAAGTGGTACGGTTAACGTCACTTACTGATGCGCCTGCTGATAACTCTGCCTTTGCACAATTCCCTGTAATGAAGTTTAAGCACTTTGGTGTTCAGATGCGCTTAGACAAAGTAGGGGCTCAAATACTTAAAAACGAAACATCACTTTATCAAGACAGATACACCGTAGGTGTTTTTGAATCGGTGATGAATTCTGACTTTTACCAGTCGCAGATAAAGAAAGAGCAATTCAAAAAGATTGTCGATGCATTTAATGTTGAAAGCCAATCATTCACCGATATTGATTTTGGTGATGATATCGCGATTCGTCCGAATTTTACGCTTGCGTCAGCTCAATTCGAAAAGGGCAGGCACTGTGCAATAAGCTCGCTGTCATACAAAGGGTTCTCCCTAGAGACCAAGCGCCCACCTAATGCAAGCACTGGCGATAAGCTTACCTTTACCTTGCCCGAAATAGCTGGACTTACAAAAGAACAAACAGACGTAACGCTTGAGTTAGAGTCGGTTAAATACAACAAGCATTTAGGTAAGTATGAGTCGAGTTTTGTTTTTCCTGATGATCTTGACCCTTCGCTAGTTACCGCGTTAAAGCGCTACGTCAGTATTACGGCTTACAAGCAACCATTGCAGCGTGATTTAGAAATTGAGCGCGCCATGCAAGAACTAGAGCGCGATCGCATTTTAGAAAATAGCCCATGGCTTCCGGTTTTTCTAGCACCGAACAAAACATCGTTAAAGCCAGTTATTGCGCTTTATACTAAAGCTAACGTGGAACACAATAACTCGACCAAAGTGCTGGCAAGTCTGCAAGATAAGCCCATTTTTGCGACCTTGGTTGAAGAACTGAGAAAATACAACGAAGCGTATGTATTTCACGGTAATATCAAGACAAAAAGTGGCAATATTCAAATCACCGCCACGCATCGTCAACTACTCGCGCTCGGTCAATTAAACGCGCTCGTGTATTTGTTGGCAAAAAGCGAGGATTTTATTTGTACTCATTGTCGATTAGATGAAGTGAGTAAACAGGATAAAATTAAAGCTTTCGCTATTCACGACATCTCAAGCAAGGAATTCGAGCATTTAGCACAAATTACTCACGTGCTTTATTGTAAAGATGTCACAAACTATCTCAGTAATTTATCATTGCTCGCTAAATGTGATTTTAAGCCTTTGTCCAAGACACTTAAAGCCAGTGGCAAGAACTGGCAAATTGATTATGTTATGGAGGAAGACTTAGATAGGCGCTGCGAAACGCGATATTTAATGGATAAGGCTGCGTCAATTAAAACAGGGTTGTTGTCATCAATCGATGCCCGTGTCTCTGACTTAAGTGCAAGTGGCATGAAGTTAAAAGTAGCGCCTAACAGCGATGTGCAGCAAGAAATTCGCGTAACAATACCAGACCTTAAGATCAAAGGTGAAAAGTATAAGGTAGTGCACTATGACGCTGATAATGGCGTTGTTCGTTTGTGCTTAACGGAAGACGCGCGCAAAGCCAAAGTGAGCTCCAGTGTTGATTCTATGGTCGAAGAGAACTCTGCCTATTTCAAGCTAAACGATATTGCGCGTACACAGCGCCTCACCCACCGTTTTATCTGGGAGCTGGCCGTTAGGCATATGCCTTCGCTATCGGTATTGTGCGTAATGAACCGGTTTACTCTAGATAGATTAAAAACGGTTTATCAAAGCGACGCATCAGACGATTTATATCCGTTCTCTCGCACGCAAAACATTATCCCGCTTCATGGTTTTTTCGCAGACAAAGGGCAAGCCAAACCAAAATCTCAAATATTAGAGGCAATGTTTAAAGAAACCTCTGAGCAAGCACTTGTTGTTCACTGCGTTAGAAAAAGTGATAGCAGACTAGTTTATATCAAAGAACGTGACTTCCTTTATTCAAAGCTGCGGACACAAATCAAAAATCAACTTGATGAGAGTAAAATCCAACTCAGTGCCACGGATGTTACCGCAGTGCGCTGCCATGGCGCTACAACGCCATTGACGAAAAAGCGACTAGCACAACTTTCTAAACTCGATAAAGCCATGTACGACAAACTTGAGACAATGCAAGCAGGTTATACTCATTGCATCTTTATCACTAATATGTCGGCATTACATCACGATTTGGTTGTTGATAACCTAATAGCAAAAGCGCAAAGACCAGACACCGAGAGAGAAGGGGCGGCATAG
- a CDS encoding LapA family protein encodes MLKGILTFILILVLLTFAFVIGALNESQVTVNYLIAQANLRMSTLIAITLAIGVAIGVLVMLVGWLRLRVQLMAAQNKIQRLEQQH; translated from the coding sequence GTGTTGAAAGGGATCCTGACATTCATACTCATTTTAGTGCTATTGACGTTTGCATTTGTTATTGGCGCACTAAATGAATCTCAAGTAACCGTAAATTATCTTATCGCTCAAGCGAATTTACGTATGTCTACGTTAATTGCTATCACCCTAGCGATTGGGGTGGCAATTGGTGTTCTGGTTATGCTGGTAGGTTGGCTGCGTTTGCGTGTACAACTTATGGCAGCACAAAATAAAATTCAGCGATTGGAACAACAACACTAA
- the lapB gene encoding lipopolysaccharide assembly protein LapB codes for MLELLFLLLPVAAGYGWIMGRNSVRQAQRKQSSILSKHYYKGLNFLLSDQPDKAVDTLIKMINVNSDTVETHIAMGSFFRHRGEIDRAIKVHQNLVSRDELQPAQRENALRELGHDYTQAGFLERAENAFLQLLNSEKHYLVAQQQLFSIYQTTKEWERAIELAERMVQCHGDNDEVCERLAHFYCEQAAVELKNESQGAALTLLQKAVNADEHAVRPWLMLGEISLNQKRYTDANAYFTQVAERDINWFSEAVPSLEKIAEETGDWEAFQQNLEAHWQECATSYLAMVDVLLKRGDTAQAAEYLLEQLRKRPTMRGFKTLMGLYIDQLSDQTTADSLRLLKELVEKQMLQRPKYRCNSCGFSGRKLYWLCPSCKKWGVVKPIKGLDGE; via the coding sequence ATGCTTGAACTGCTGTTTCTACTTTTGCCTGTTGCGGCTGGATACGGTTGGATAATGGGCCGAAATAGTGTCCGCCAAGCGCAAAGAAAACAGTCAAGTATTCTCTCTAAACACTATTATAAAGGGCTGAATTTTCTTTTATCTGACCAGCCCGATAAAGCTGTTGATACACTCATTAAAATGATCAATGTCAATAGCGACACGGTCGAAACCCATATTGCGATGGGCAGTTTCTTTCGTCATCGAGGGGAAATAGACCGCGCGATTAAAGTGCATCAAAATCTTGTGAGCCGCGATGAGCTTCAACCTGCACAACGTGAAAATGCATTAAGAGAATTGGGGCACGATTACACGCAAGCCGGATTTCTCGAGCGCGCTGAAAATGCATTTCTACAATTACTTAATAGTGAAAAGCATTACCTTGTCGCACAGCAGCAACTATTCAGTATCTACCAAACCACCAAAGAATGGGAGCGCGCAATAGAGCTAGCTGAGCGTATGGTTCAATGTCATGGCGACAATGATGAGGTTTGTGAGCGTTTAGCTCATTTTTATTGTGAGCAGGCTGCGGTTGAGCTTAAAAATGAAAGCCAAGGCGCTGCATTGACCTTACTGCAAAAAGCCGTGAATGCAGACGAACATGCCGTAAGGCCGTGGCTTATGCTGGGCGAAATCTCACTTAACCAGAAACGCTATACCGATGCCAACGCGTATTTCACACAAGTGGCAGAAAGGGATATTAATTGGTTCAGCGAAGCAGTACCTAGTCTCGAAAAAATCGCTGAAGAAACTGGAGACTGGGAAGCGTTTCAACAAAACCTGGAAGCACACTGGCAAGAGTGCGCAACATCCTATTTGGCAATGGTTGATGTATTACTTAAACGTGGCGACACGGCACAAGCGGCAGAATATTTACTTGAACAGTTGCGCAAGCGTCCTACCATGCGTGGCTTCAAAACGCTAATGGGCTTATACATCGATCAACTGTCAGATCAAACGACAGCAGACAGCTTGCGGTTGTTAAAAGAACTGGTTGAAAAACAAATGTTACAGCGCCCCAAGTACCGTTGTAACAGCTGTGGCTTTTCCGGTCGTAAACTATACTGGCTATGCCCCAGTTGCAAAAAGTGGGGCGTAGTGAAACCAATTAAAGGGCTAGACGGAGAATAA
- the pyrF gene encoding orotidine-5'-phosphate decarboxylase codes for MHDPRVIVALDYDNKDSAFAFVDKLDPSLCKLKVGKEMFTLFGPEFVKALIAKGFDVFLDLKFHDIPNTVAKACKAAAELGVWMVNVHASGGIPMMQAAKEAIANSSHPSTKLIAVTVLTSMDESQLADVISNVTPEEQVLRLANLTAQAGLDGIVCSAQEAQALRTKHSDDFLLVTPGIRPLGADVGDQKRVMTPPDAIKAGVNYLVMGRPITKAEDPIAVLKAVNASISA; via the coding sequence ATGCACGACCCACGCGTTATTGTTGCTTTAGACTATGACAACAAAGACTCTGCATTTGCTTTTGTAGATAAGCTAGATCCTAGCTTATGCAAATTGAAAGTGGGCAAGGAAATGTTCACATTATTCGGTCCTGAATTTGTTAAAGCACTTATTGCTAAGGGCTTTGATGTTTTTCTCGATCTTAAATTTCACGACATCCCCAACACAGTGGCAAAAGCGTGTAAGGCAGCCGCAGAGTTGGGTGTTTGGATGGTGAATGTTCATGCATCTGGTGGTATTCCTATGATGCAAGCCGCTAAAGAAGCGATTGCTAATAGTAGTCACCCATCAACGAAGCTTATCGCTGTGACCGTACTTACCAGTATGGACGAGTCGCAATTAGCCGATGTAATAAGCAATGTGACACCAGAAGAGCAAGTACTGCGGTTAGCAAACTTAACTGCGCAAGCGGGCCTGGATGGTATTGTTTGTTCAGCGCAAGAAGCACAGGCATTGCGAACAAAACACAGCGACGACTTTCTGCTTGTTACGCCAGGTATTCGCCCACTTGGTGCTGATGTGGGCGATCAAAAAAGAGTAATGACGCCGCCTGACGCAATAAAAGCAGGCGTGAATTACCTAGTAATGGGAAGACCCATTACTAAAGCTGAAGATCCCATTGCCGTGTTAAAAGCAGTAAATGCCTCTATAAGCGCATAG
- the ald gene encoding alanine dehydrogenase: MLVGVPKEIKNHEYRVGLTPAAVKEFVSHGHNVLVETKAGDAIGFTDEMYVEAGAAIASTAEQVFAEAEMIVKVKEPQPNECKMLRKGQTLYTYLHLAPDPTQTKLLVESGATCIAYETVTDDRGGLPLLAPMSEVAGRMSVQAGAHYLEKAHGGSGTLLGGVPGVAPGKVLVIGGGVVGINAAKMALGLGADVTLLDRSLPRLRQLDDIFNGQVKTVYSTVDAIEHYSSKADLVVGAVLIPGAAAPKLLTREHIAAMKPGSVLVDVAIDQGGCFETSKATTHQDPVYMVDDVVHYCVANMPGGVARTSTMALNNATLPFGLALANKGPVKAMLEDKHLLNGLNVHEGKVTYKAVVDALGAELGLTYTPAEAALKGE; encoded by the coding sequence ATGTTAGTTGGTGTACCAAAAGAGATTAAAAATCACGAGTATCGTGTTGGCTTAACGCCTGCAGCCGTAAAAGAATTTGTTAGCCACGGCCACAATGTACTTGTAGAAACTAAGGCAGGTGATGCAATTGGTTTCACTGACGAAATGTATGTTGAAGCAGGCGCTGCAATTGCATCTACTGCTGAGCAAGTATTTGCTGAAGCTGAAATGATTGTAAAAGTGAAAGAGCCTCAGCCAAACGAATGTAAAATGTTGCGTAAAGGCCAAACGCTTTATACCTATCTACACTTAGCACCAGACCCAACGCAAACAAAGTTGCTTGTTGAATCGGGTGCAACGTGTATTGCTTATGAAACGGTAACCGACGATCGCGGTGGTCTTCCACTACTTGCTCCAATGAGTGAAGTAGCAGGTCGTATGTCTGTTCAAGCCGGAGCTCATTACCTAGAAAAAGCGCACGGTGGTAGCGGAACACTATTAGGAGGCGTACCGGGCGTAGCTCCGGGTAAAGTATTGGTTATTGGTGGTGGTGTTGTAGGTATTAACGCAGCGAAAATGGCTCTTGGCCTAGGCGCTGATGTAACTCTACTTGACCGTTCACTACCAAGACTTCGTCAACTAGACGATATTTTCAATGGTCAGGTTAAAACAGTTTACTCAACGGTAGACGCCATTGAGCACTATTCTTCAAAAGCTGACCTAGTCGTTGGTGCGGTACTGATCCCTGGTGCAGCAGCACCGAAACTATTAACGCGCGAACACATTGCAGCTATGAAGCCTGGTTCTGTATTGGTCGACGTTGCTATTGACCAAGGTGGCTGCTTTGAAACATCAAAAGCAACTACGCACCAAGATCCAGTTTACATGGTTGATGATGTTGTACATTACTGTGTTGCCAATATGCCAGGTGGCGTTGCACGCACATCAACAATGGCGCTTAACAATGCAACCTTACCCTTTGGTCTAGCCCTTGCGAATAAGGGACCAGTTAAAGCAATGCTTGAAGACAAGCATTTACTTAATGGTCTGAACGTTCACGAAGGTAAAGTGACGTACAAAGCTGTTGTGGATGCACTAGGCGCAGAACTAGGTCTTACATATACGCCAGCTGAAGCAGCACTTAAAGGCGAATAA
- the lrp gene encoding leucine-responsive transcriptional regulator Lrp — translation MLVKTPKHLDRIDRNILVQLQKNGRISNVELAKEVGLSPSPCLERVKRLESQGYIKGYHAVVDPEKLGAAMLVFVEITLTKTSVDIFAEFSAAVKLHDDIQECHLVSGDFDFLLKARVADMGSYRKLLGDTLLRLPGVSESRTYVVMEEVKSTSSLRINLK, via the coding sequence ATGTTGGTGAAAACGCCAAAACACCTTGACCGAATAGACAGAAATATCTTGGTTCAACTACAAAAAAACGGCCGCATTTCAAACGTAGAACTGGCAAAAGAAGTAGGATTGAGTCCTAGTCCTTGTCTTGAAAGGGTTAAGCGATTGGAAAGCCAAGGCTATATTAAGGGCTATCATGCTGTAGTTGACCCCGAAAAGCTTGGTGCTGCAATGCTGGTTTTTGTTGAAATTACGCTGACGAAAACATCTGTCGATATCTTTGCAGAATTTTCTGCTGCGGTTAAGTTACACGACGACATCCAAGAATGTCATCTTGTGTCTGGCGATTTCGACTTTTTATTGAAAGCACGTGTTGCTGACATGGGTAGCTATCGCAAGTTGCTAGGTGACACCTTGTTGCGCTTACCGGGAGTGAGCGAATCTAGAACCTATGTTGTAATGGAAGAAGTTAAGAGTACGTCGTCTTTGCGTATTAACTTGAAGTAA
- a CDS encoding DNA translocase FtsK, with translation MARLTGVQRVWEAGMIIACVFAFFLLLALASFHPGDPGWSQAGLQLDVHNWVGATGAWIADLLLFTFGYLAYLLPFGAAFLGWFLFQHIKELDEFDYLTIGLRIVGGLLMALGTTGIASINFNDVFNFSAGGFVGDVISSALVPYFNTAGTILLLLCFFCTGFTLLTGISWLTIVDKVGEGTLWVSKKLISAPQSLLALEMPKLALANKNEEQHSPSELDITSMRAEPPEEDVSEAQQQPKKTERNAVRSEPTFSVESAIEEPPFYAFDDETNASSSTSDEADDHNEGDAPKKASFSFASMREAVTGGIKDKVGLGKTNEPVHADEAEKNVNAQQSPHINFDDLAEFDEDMPYETGTKPEVSTQPAQHHDDANYVEKEIKPTEQHVAPTTPVEQNFAPAALGAKPVKARAGEIDPDLPPMPSFDLLERADKHENPLTPEEIEGISRLVEEKLADFNIEATVVGVFPGPVITRFELDLAPGVKVSKITGLSKDLARAMSAISVRVVEVIPGKSVIGLELPNKKREMVRLSEVISCDTFQSNKSPLTMVLGADISGKPVVVDLAKMPHLLVAGTTGSGKSVGVNVMILSLLYKSTPEDVRMIMIDPKMLELSVYEGIPHLLAEVVTDMKEAANALRWCVGEMERRYRLMSALGVRNLKGYNAKVTEAIANGTPIKDPLWKSEESMDAEAPDLEKLPAIVVVVDEFADMMMIVGKKVEELIARIAQKARAAGIHLILATQRPSVDVITGLIKANIPTRIAFQVSSKIDSRTILDQQGAETLLGMGDMLYLPPGSPVPTRVHGAFVDDHEVHAVVADWQKRGEPEYIDEILNGEASAEVLLPGEQPEGEDQEFDAFYDEAVAFVTETRRASVSSVQRKFRIGYNRAARLVEQMEMSGVVSAQGHNGNREVLAPPVHKE, from the coding sequence ATGGCGCGATTAACAGGAGTTCAGCGAGTGTGGGAAGCAGGCATGATAATAGCCTGTGTTTTCGCTTTTTTCTTATTGCTGGCACTTGCATCTTTTCATCCAGGCGATCCAGGCTGGAGTCAGGCAGGATTACAACTCGATGTCCACAATTGGGTTGGTGCAACGGGAGCTTGGATAGCTGATTTACTATTGTTCACATTTGGCTATCTTGCGTATTTATTGCCATTCGGCGCAGCCTTTCTAGGCTGGTTCCTGTTTCAACACATCAAAGAGTTGGACGAATTTGATTATTTAACTATTGGCCTTCGTATTGTGGGCGGCTTGTTGATGGCGCTAGGCACAACAGGTATCGCGAGCATTAATTTTAACGATGTATTTAATTTCTCAGCAGGCGGTTTTGTTGGTGACGTAATTAGCTCTGCATTGGTCCCGTATTTCAACACGGCCGGCACTATTTTGCTCCTTTTGTGTTTCTTTTGCACTGGGTTTACGCTGTTAACCGGGATCAGTTGGTTAACAATAGTAGACAAGGTAGGAGAAGGAACACTTTGGGTATCGAAGAAACTCATTAGCGCCCCACAGAGCTTACTTGCGCTTGAGATGCCAAAGTTAGCATTGGCGAACAAGAATGAAGAGCAACATTCGCCTAGCGAACTAGATATAACGTCAATGCGCGCCGAGCCGCCAGAAGAAGATGTGAGCGAAGCGCAGCAGCAACCCAAAAAGACAGAACGCAACGCTGTTCGAAGTGAGCCTACATTTTCAGTTGAAAGCGCTATTGAAGAACCACCGTTCTACGCATTTGATGATGAAACAAATGCGTCTTCATCGACAAGCGATGAGGCTGATGATCACAACGAAGGTGATGCTCCAAAGAAAGCGAGCTTTTCGTTTGCAAGTATGCGTGAAGCGGTAACAGGCGGCATCAAAGACAAGGTCGGTCTTGGTAAAACTAATGAACCAGTCCACGCGGATGAGGCGGAAAAAAATGTAAACGCGCAGCAAAGCCCTCATATCAATTTTGACGACTTGGCAGAATTTGATGAAGATATGCCGTACGAAACCGGAACAAAACCCGAAGTTTCAACGCAACCTGCCCAGCATCATGACGATGCTAATTATGTGGAAAAAGAGATTAAGCCCACCGAGCAGCACGTTGCGCCAACCACGCCTGTTGAACAGAATTTTGCGCCTGCGGCGCTTGGTGCAAAACCGGTTAAAGCGAGGGCAGGGGAGATCGACCCTGATTTACCGCCAATGCCTTCATTTGACCTTCTAGAGCGAGCTGATAAACACGAAAACCCGTTAACGCCTGAAGAAATTGAAGGTATTTCGCGACTAGTAGAAGAAAAGCTTGCTGACTTTAATATTGAAGCTACCGTTGTGGGCGTATTCCCGGGCCCAGTGATTACACGTTTTGAGCTTGACCTAGCACCGGGTGTTAAAGTGAGCAAAATAACAGGGCTGTCGAAGGATTTGGCGCGCGCCATGTCGGCGATATCCGTTCGCGTTGTAGAGGTCATTCCCGGTAAGTCGGTCATTGGGCTTGAACTTCCAAACAAGAAACGAGAAATGGTGCGTTTAAGCGAAGTCATTAGCTGTGACACATTCCAATCTAATAAGTCACCATTAACGATGGTCCTAGGCGCTGATATCTCCGGTAAACCAGTAGTAGTTGATTTAGCGAAAATGCCACACCTGTTAGTTGCAGGTACTACGGGGTCTGGTAAATCAGTGGGCGTGAACGTGATGATCCTGAGTTTGCTTTATAAGAGCACGCCAGAAGACGTTCGCATGATCATGATTGACCCTAAAATGCTTGAGCTTTCTGTATATGAAGGTATTCCGCATTTGTTGGCCGAAGTTGTAACGGATATGAAAGAAGCGGCTAATGCGCTTCGTTGGTGTGTCGGAGAAATGGAACGACGCTACCGTTTGATGAGTGCCCTTGGTGTGCGAAATCTAAAAGGCTACAACGCCAAAGTGACCGAAGCCATTGCCAACGGCACGCCAATTAAAGATCCGCTATGGAAGAGTGAAGAAAGTATGGACGCAGAGGCGCCCGACTTAGAGAAACTTCCAGCGATTGTCGTTGTGGTTGATGAGTTTGCCGACATGATGATGATTGTGGGTAAAAAAGTAGAAGAACTTATTGCGCGTATTGCTCAAAAAGCGCGTGCAGCGGGTATTCACTTAATTCTTGCAACACAAAGACCGTCTGTTGACGTCATCACGGGCTTAATTAAAGCAAACATTCCAACTCGTATCGCGTTTCAGGTTTCAAGTAAAATAGACTCTCGAACTATATTAGATCAGCAAGGCGCAGAGACCCTACTAGGAATGGGAGATATGCTTTATCTACCACCTGGAAGCCCAGTACCTACGCGTGTACATGGCGCGTTTGTTGACGATCATGAAGTACATGCTGTAGTAGCTGACTGGCAAAAGCGTGGAGAGCCAGAGTACATCGATGAGATTCTAAACGGCGAAGCCTCTGCAGAGGTGCTATTGCCGGGTGAGCAACCTGAAGGTGAAGATCAAGAGTTTGATGCGTTTTATGATGAAGCCGTGGCTTTTGTGACTGAAACAAGACGCGCTAGCGTCAGTAGCGTACAGCGTAAATTTAGAATTGGTTACAACAGAGCAGCGCGCTTAGTGGAACAAATGGAGATGAGTGGGGTCGTAAGTGCACAGGGACATAACGGTAATCGCGAGGTACTCGCGCCACCTGTCCACAAAGAGTAG
- the lolA gene encoding outer membrane lipoprotein chaperone LolA — translation MKQAVSVYFVSALALACSNNAYSAYEISDEHAITPSSDVEEQVSAVATSSSPDGDSLQVLLRDMKQFRAGFEQTVVDAEQNIVHEAQGVLTMTRPNKLRWETTFPDETLLIADGSAVWNVDSFVEQVTVISQDQAVKDNPIVLLTASDAETWNKFTIRKVDTSSVEGEAAAQMLSSYQITPKEVGGQIETLTLTFNQDNKLAALNMLDAQQQISTLVFNNIETRFPLAADTFSVNIPDSYIVDDQR, via the coding sequence ATGAAACAAGCCGTATCAGTGTATTTTGTAAGTGCTTTAGCATTAGCGTGCTCGAATAACGCGTATAGCGCTTACGAGATTAGCGATGAACATGCAATTACTCCTTCAAGCGATGTTGAAGAACAGGTTAGTGCGGTAGCTACAAGTAGCAGTCCAGACGGTGACAGCTTGCAAGTACTATTACGGGACATGAAACAATTCCGCGCAGGTTTTGAACAAACCGTTGTTGATGCTGAGCAGAACATTGTTCATGAGGCGCAGGGCGTGCTGACTATGACTCGCCCTAATAAACTGCGTTGGGAAACCACATTTCCTGACGAAACTCTATTGATAGCTGATGGCAGTGCAGTATGGAATGTCGATTCATTTGTCGAGCAAGTTACGGTTATTTCACAAGATCAAGCAGTTAAAGATAATCCTATCGTGCTCTTAACAGCCAGTGATGCAGAAACGTGGAATAAGTTTACAATTCGCAAAGTTGATACATCTAGTGTTGAGGGCGAAGCGGCTGCCCAGATGCTAAGTAGTTATCAAATAACGCCTAAAGAAGTAGGCGGGCAGATTGAAACACTGACCCTTACTTTTAACCAAGACAACAAACTGGCTGCGCTTAATATGTTGGACGCCCAACAGCAAATTAGTACGTTAGTTTTCAATAATATTGAAACGCGTTTTCCACTAGCTGCAGACACGTTCTCAGTAAACATACCCGACAGTTATATTGTGGATGATCAACGGTAG